TATAGTGCTTGCGGGACATGTTCCGGTTTTCGTTGATGTTGATAAAAAGACATTCAACCTGTCACCTCTGAAGGTTGAAGAGTTTCTTGAAGGATGCTCCAGCACAGGGAACCCGATTGATCCGAAAACCGGAGTCAGAATAAGAGGTATCCTCGCGGTAGACCTTTACGGACAACCCGCCGATCTTCAGGAACTTGAGAGGATCGCGGAAAAATACGGTCTTCTTCTTTTTGAGGATGCATGCCAGAGTGTCGATGCTTCCAGAGCAGGAAGACCGGCAGGAAGTTTCGGGACAGCGGCCGCCTTCAGCTTCTATCCGGGAAAGAACCTGGGAGCATACGGTGAAGGCGGCGCAGTAACCACGAATTCTGATAAGCTCGACAGAAAAATAAGGCAGCTTCGCGACCATGGCTCCACCGAGAAATATCATTACGATTTCATCGGACATAATTACAGGATGTCCGCTTTTCAGGGAGCTGTTCTTGGCGTGAAATCCAGATACATCTCACAGTGGAATAATAACAGAATCAGAGCAGCTGCAAGGTATGAAGAACTGCTGTGCGATCTCCCTGTTGAACTTCCTGGCAGAGAAGAAAATGTAAGACATGTATACCATCTTTACGCAATTCATACTCCAGAGCGTGATAATTTGAGAAACCACATGAATGAATGCAGTGTCGCATCCGGACTTCATTATCCTTTCCCGCTGCACACTCAGCAGGCATACGCTTACCTTGGGTATAAAGAGGGAGAATTCCCTGTGGCTGAATACAACAGTTCCAATAACCTTACTCTTCCAATGTTCCCGGATATCAGCGCTGAACAGCAGGAACTTGTTGCGGAAGCAGTGAAATCATTCTTCAGAGAGGACTGATTTGCCGTTCAAGCTAGGTTTCCGACTCAACAGGCTGTATTTTCTGACACTGCTTATCAGCGATTTCATCGTGATCGCGATATCAATACTTTTTGCTGTATTGATTCGGTTCGGTTCTCTGAACACTTCCGCGGTTCCTTTTACAGCCATGATCGGAACCTGGATTTTCTTCGCCATTACCGAACTGCTGTTCATGATGGTGGAAAACCTCTATACTGTCCGTACAACAGTGAACAGGATAATGAATATCTTCAGAACTACCAGATTGATTATTATCTCGTCTATGCTGTATATGGTTGTCCTCTTTCTGATTCACTTCCCATCGCATATCTTTCTGAGCAGCAGGATTTCAGTCCTCCTGCTCATTGGATTCTGGCTGATACTCAGTATTCTCATGCGAATCAGTGTGATCCCATATATCTTTCCGCCCCTTCTGCGAATCTTTCGATTCGGAACCATCTCCATTGTCCTGTTCGGGCCTTTCGATGTTACGAATAAAATACGTTCTCTGTTTCTTAAATCACCTGTCTTCCGAAAAATTCTCAAGCTGAGAATTCACAGATCTTCTCTTCCTGATAATCCTGCTGAACGACTGATGATGTGCAGTGAGATCATGAAGGAAGACAATTCAACGGAATTAGTCATTGTCTTTGAAGATGAGGATTTTGATTTTATTGCTGAGTTCTGCCTTCATGCAAGAAACGCAGGAATCCCATTCTCGATCTTCTCAGAGAGAATACCTGAGCTTGGTTATTTCGATCCCTGGATATCATTTGGAGACTTCGGCGCGCTTACGTTCTTCTCAATGGAGTGGTCAAAAACCGCTGACAGGATCTGGAGATTAACTGATATACTGTTATCAATCACAGGTCTGATTCTGTTAACACCGATCTTCATCACCATAGCACTGACTATAGCCCTTACAAGTCCGGGGGGAGTGCTTTTCAAACAGACAAGAATCGGCATGAATAAAAAGCCGTTCAAGTTCCTCAAATTCAGATCAATGCTGGTTAATGCTGAAAACCGGGAAGAATTGCATAGAGAGTACTTCAGGAGATATGTCAACGGTAATGCTGCGAAAAAAACCAAGAATGGCGAGGTTTTCAAGGAGGTCAGCTCTCGTTCTGTAACAACTTTTGGAAGAATTATCAGAAAAACCTCACTGGATGAACTTCCACAGATATTCAATGTTCTCAGA
The nucleotide sequence above comes from Candidatus Aegiribacteria sp.. Encoded proteins:
- a CDS encoding DegT/DnrJ/EryC1/StrS family aminotransferase, with protein sequence MPVPFLDLKTQYNQIKDQIKPELEEVLDTCYYVLGPKVAAFEEAFAKIAGTKHCIAVSSGTAAVHLMIWASDLEPGSGIIVPPNTFTASAEGIVLAGHVPVFVDVDKKTFNLSPLKVEEFLEGCSSTGNPIDPKTGVRIRGILAVDLYGQPADLQELERIAEKYGLLLFEDACQSVDASRAGRPAGSFGTAAAFSFYPGKNLGAYGEGGAVTTNSDKLDRKIRQLRDHGSTEKYHYDFIGHNYRMSAFQGAVLGVKSRYISQWNNNRIRAAARYEELLCDLPVELPGREENVRHVYHLYAIHTPERDNLRNHMNECSVASGLHYPFPLHTQQAYAYLGYKEGEFPVAEYNSSNNLTLPMFPDISAEQQELVAEAVKSFFRED
- a CDS encoding sugar transferase, giving the protein MPFKLGFRLNRLYFLTLLISDFIVIAISILFAVLIRFGSLNTSAVPFTAMIGTWIFFAITELLFMMVENLYTVRTTVNRIMNIFRTTRLIIISSMLYMVVLFLIHFPSHIFLSSRISVLLLIGFWLILSILMRISVIPYIFPPLLRIFRFGTISIVLFGPFDVTNKIRSLFLKSPVFRKILKLRIHRSSLPDNPAERLMMCSEIMKEDNSTELVIVFEDEDFDFIAEFCLHARNAGIPFSIFSERIPELGYFDPWISFGDFGALTFFSMEWSKTADRIWRLTDILLSITGLILLTPIFITIALTIALTSPGGVLFKQTRIGMNKKPFKFLKFRSMLVNAENREELHREYFRRYVNGNAAKKTKNGEVFKEVSSRSVTTFGRIIRKTSLDELPQIFNVLRGDMSIVGPRPCISYELEHYNSDWLQKRFTVKPGLTGIWQVYARSRLAFEKSQFLDFVYVISRSDGMNIRLILKTLPVMFFSKGGI